A stretch of the Hyalangium minutum genome encodes the following:
- a CDS encoding class I SAM-dependent rRNA methyltransferase: MLNTYLSREAARKLRHGAFWLRREDILSMDGTPVVGEPVQLRDEDGQVLGLGDVDLEASFPVRRLGLPEEAVEGLIPRHIRHALERRARLVDDPRFCRLVNDDGDGLPGLIVDRYETHFVVQTLTRPMDARIEEITRAIVEVAGAGSVLLRNDSARRKALGLAPQRPHVLYGNPPRWCRLLELGARFTVDLTYGLNTGYHYDQREVRKFLSRLSREARVLDPCCNVGGLFIHAGLHGAKQILAFDADADAADLARENAEANGLFGRVKVESGKALDVLKAVTDTFDLVLLDTRDAGSPEDFIEHVRRAIQRTRHGGRLLLTGYHPPLPVGSFEELVAEACEREQRVAFRLARLGLPPDHPSPVNTPGADYLDAVALEVN; encoded by the coding sequence GTGCTCAACACCTATCTGTCCCGAGAAGCGGCTCGGAAGCTCCGGCATGGCGCCTTCTGGCTGCGCAGGGAGGACATCCTCTCCATGGATGGCACGCCCGTGGTGGGCGAGCCGGTACAGCTCCGGGACGAGGACGGACAGGTGCTGGGGCTGGGCGACGTGGACCTGGAGGCCTCCTTCCCGGTGCGCCGCCTGGGCCTCCCGGAAGAGGCCGTCGAGGGCCTCATCCCCCGCCACATCCGCCACGCCCTGGAGCGCCGCGCCCGCCTTGTGGATGACCCGCGCTTCTGCCGGTTGGTCAACGACGACGGCGATGGCTTGCCCGGCCTGATCGTCGACCGTTACGAGACTCACTTCGTCGTCCAGACCCTCACCCGGCCCATGGATGCTCGCATTGAGGAGATCACCCGCGCCATCGTGGAAGTGGCGGGGGCGGGCTCGGTGCTGCTGCGCAACGACTCGGCCCGGAGAAAAGCCCTGGGGCTGGCGCCACAGAGGCCCCACGTGCTGTACGGCAATCCGCCGCGCTGGTGCCGTCTGCTGGAGTTGGGAGCCCGCTTCACGGTAGACCTCACCTACGGGCTGAACACGGGCTACCACTACGACCAGCGCGAGGTGCGCAAGTTCCTCTCCCGCCTGTCTCGCGAGGCGCGGGTGCTGGACCCGTGCTGCAACGTGGGCGGCCTGTTCATCCACGCGGGACTCCATGGGGCCAAGCAGATCCTCGCCTTTGACGCGGATGCGGACGCGGCGGACCTGGCCCGGGAGAACGCCGAGGCCAACGGCCTGTTCGGGCGGGTGAAGGTGGAGTCGGGCAAGGCGCTGGACGTGCTGAAGGCGGTGACGGACACCTTTGACCTGGTGCTGCTGGACACCCGGGACGCGGGGTCGCCGGAGGACTTCATCGAGCATGTGCGTCGGGCGATCCAACGGACCCGTCACGGGGGGCGGCTGCTGCTGACGGGGTACCACCCTCCACTCCCCGTAGGGTCCTTCGAGGAGCTGGTGGCCGAGGCCTGTGAGCGGGAGCAGCGGGTGGCCTTCCGGCTGGCCCGGCTCGGACTGCCTCCAGACCACCCCTCCCCGGTGAATACCCCAGGGGCGGACTACCTGGACGCGGTGGCACTCGAAGTGAATTGA
- a CDS encoding NAD(P)/FAD-dependent oxidoreductase, with the protein MAYRINNIGLWLDEPEELLGERAAEKLGVTRSDLASVRVVRSVLDARKKGSPRYIYTLEVTLVPGRKPARLPPDVGEAPPPPEPLPRVKEPERWPLIIGTGPAGLFCALGLLERGVRSILLERGREVVTRRKDVAKLMRDGSLDPESNMNFGEGGAGAYTDGKLSTRINHPMVRKVIETFAQYGAPDHILVEGKPHIGSDLLPGAVARIRDMLIAGGCQVLFEHKVEDLLYSDGRVAGVKLVDGRTLESDRVVLAPGNSARELYERFAKDGRVSVEAKPFALGFRAEHPQGLINSIQYGNAAKNPKLPPADYKLAENLEVDGEVRGVYSFCMCPGGIVVPTPTEDGLQCTNGMSNSRRNAKYANAGIVVTVSVQDFEREGFHGTLAGLEFQRHWEKKAYELGEGRFFAPAQTIPDYLARRVKKEPGGTSYRPGLVHADLNRLFPERLTESIKQALRGFDRKMRGFISDEGKLIGIESRTSSPVRITRGDDLHSVSLRGLYPAGEGCGYAGGIVSSAIDGLRIAEQIAGELT; encoded by the coding sequence ATGGCGTACCGCATCAACAACATCGGGCTGTGGCTGGACGAGCCGGAGGAGCTGCTCGGCGAGCGAGCGGCCGAGAAGCTGGGAGTCACCCGGTCCGATCTGGCCTCGGTGCGCGTGGTGCGCTCGGTGCTGGATGCCCGGAAGAAGGGCAGCCCCCGCTACATCTATACACTCGAAGTCACGCTGGTGCCGGGACGGAAGCCCGCGCGCCTGCCTCCGGATGTGGGCGAGGCGCCTCCGCCGCCCGAGCCGCTGCCGCGCGTGAAGGAGCCGGAGCGCTGGCCGCTCATCATCGGCACGGGCCCCGCGGGGCTGTTCTGCGCGCTGGGGCTGCTGGAGCGCGGGGTGCGGAGCATCCTGCTGGAGCGCGGGCGCGAGGTGGTGACTCGCCGCAAGGACGTGGCGAAGCTGATGCGCGACGGCTCGCTGGACCCGGAGAGCAACATGAACTTCGGCGAGGGCGGTGCTGGGGCCTACACGGACGGCAAGCTCTCTACGCGCATCAACCACCCCATGGTGCGCAAGGTCATCGAGACGTTCGCGCAGTACGGAGCGCCGGATCACATCCTGGTGGAGGGCAAGCCGCACATCGGCTCGGACCTGCTGCCGGGGGCGGTGGCGCGCATCCGGGACATGCTGATCGCCGGGGGCTGTCAGGTGCTCTTCGAGCACAAGGTGGAGGATCTGCTCTACAGCGACGGCCGGGTGGCGGGCGTGAAGCTGGTGGACGGGCGCACGCTGGAGAGCGATCGGGTGGTGCTGGCACCGGGCAACTCGGCGCGCGAGCTGTACGAGCGCTTCGCGAAAGATGGGCGGGTGAGCGTCGAGGCCAAGCCGTTCGCGCTGGGCTTCCGGGCGGAGCACCCGCAGGGGCTGATCAACAGCATCCAGTACGGGAACGCGGCGAAGAACCCGAAGCTGCCGCCAGCGGACTACAAGCTGGCGGAGAACCTGGAGGTCGATGGCGAGGTGCGCGGCGTCTACTCGTTCTGCATGTGCCCGGGCGGCATCGTGGTGCCCACGCCCACCGAGGACGGCCTGCAGTGCACCAACGGCATGAGCAACTCGCGGCGCAACGCGAAGTACGCGAACGCGGGCATCGTCGTCACGGTGTCCGTGCAGGACTTCGAGCGCGAGGGTTTCCACGGAACGCTGGCGGGGCTGGAGTTCCAGCGCCACTGGGAGAAGAAGGCATATGAGCTGGGCGAGGGCCGCTTCTTCGCTCCGGCGCAGACGATCCCGGACTACCTGGCGCGGCGCGTGAAGAAGGAGCCAGGCGGCACCAGCTACCGGCCGGGACTGGTGCACGCGGACTTGAACCGCCTGTTCCCCGAGCGCCTCACCGAGTCCATCAAGCAGGCCCTGCGCGGCTTTGATCGGAAGATGCGCGGCTTCATCAGCGACGAGGGCAAGCTGATCGGCATCGAGAGCCGCACCAGCTCGCCGGTGCGCATCACTCGAGGCGATGATCTCCACTCTGTGTCGCTTCGTGGGCTCTACCCGGCCGGCGAGGGTTGCGGTTACGCGGGAGGTATCGTTTCCTCAGCCATTGATGGCCTGCGCATCGCTGAGCAGATTGCCGGGGAGCTGACCTAG
- a CDS encoding diacylglycerol kinase family protein, which yields MNDPAPPRTPFPSRGGVGLLASFRYAWTGLIHTVVHQRNMRVHLVSAVLVGLVGSGIPLGLAEKVTLIFCVLLIFFAEILNSALEHLVDLAVQQFDEKARLAKDAAAAGVMVLAFGTVVIFAALLVHNWSVVLNSGPQIARQVALGLPFTACVTLLVLPRSRPAWVDVAAFVVAAVLLGLQATRTASSVFTALTAGLLVIAGAAARTRRREALGQKKTGSSPVSHQT from the coding sequence ATGAACGATCCGGCCCCTCCTCGCACCCCGTTCCCGTCTCGCGGCGGCGTGGGACTGCTCGCATCTTTCCGCTATGCATGGACGGGGCTCATCCACACGGTCGTCCACCAGCGCAACATGCGCGTCCACCTCGTCTCCGCCGTGCTCGTGGGGCTGGTGGGCAGCGGCATCCCCCTGGGGCTCGCCGAGAAGGTGACGCTCATCTTCTGCGTCCTCCTCATCTTCTTCGCGGAGATCCTCAACAGCGCGCTCGAGCACCTGGTGGATCTCGCCGTCCAGCAGTTCGACGAGAAGGCCCGGCTCGCCAAGGACGCAGCCGCCGCGGGCGTCATGGTGCTGGCGTTCGGCACCGTGGTCATCTTCGCCGCGCTGCTCGTGCACAACTGGAGCGTCGTGCTCAACAGCGGACCGCAGATCGCGCGGCAGGTGGCCCTCGGCCTGCCCTTCACCGCCTGCGTCACGCTGCTCGTGCTGCCACGCTCCCGGCCCGCCTGGGTGGACGTGGCCGCCTTCGTGGTGGCCGCCGTGCTCTTGGGGCTGCAGGCCACGCGCACCGCCAGCTCTGTCTTCACCGCGCTCACCGCGGGCCTGCTCGTGATCGCGGGAGCCGCGGCGCGCACCCGGCGCCGCGAGGCCCTGGGGCAAAAAAAAACCGGCTCGTCGCCGGTTTCGCACCAAACCTAG
- a CDS encoding N-acetylmuramoyl-L-alanine amidase, giving the protein MKEAASLPLVRREDRDGARGAASGLPQTRMRGGALSGKTVYLSPGHGFFRSAPLARWATQRDNTNDIVEDLVSAETLSQYLLPMLMSAGARVVPVRETDFNPRMVIVNNGDPEYSETGTESLFSSATVPGWGPPPSPMANDVRPFDLGGSRLMAVSPNPTASASWVPRIPADGSYYVYVSYAAEPSRVHDAHFVVKHAGGETHFRVDQRRHGGTWVMLGRFYFRAGQSPEKGAVLALNDSTGTGTVSLDAVRIGGGSGLIGDATMGPLDRPRYEECARYHVQFNGAPASVFAPTGANGLSNERTSDVSARSRFAAWDHEDGEDAIYVAWHTNAVNATVVGTEVYVYGPNPVDGTLNFTGVDGSLELGTAIRAELEKDFKAAVDPNWRVRNLRSADLGEVNPRHNPETPAVLLEIAYHDAKADADRLKEPEFRRIAARAILQGIIKYFATKDGKTVQLPPEPPTVVAARNVTGGVEVRWSPPATDSIDLGGYAASAYRVYQSEDGLAWDEGTEETGVSHTFNLPEGTTRYFRVAAINQGGESFPSDTVGARVGTAPPALIIHAFDRLDATMDRPEDLSRFGLNSPLRMILETMNDGSSVRRHGAAVAKHAVAFDSATNEAVAAGFVSLSNYRLVDWFTGRGGTGGAAPSRAEQDGLRTFVQSGGHLLFSGSNVASRLAAGDADDQAFLAEILRAAVGSGSSSLLVEGQPGDWLSAAMELQLDDGTRGGLAVGIPDVLAPAAGGTSVLRYTGTDLSAGISSAPNGEVLFLTVPLEGLVSPLRREYVVGTFLARAGLLATAPPAPGNDPVPPDPGPPNQWTPATGKDPRPPDPPPPPPDYIVDLLPQFYEGADTGCGCGVGSGSASVAWLLLLVTVQRGRRRR; this is encoded by the coding sequence ATGAAGGAGGCGGCCTCGCTGCCCCTCGTCCGCCGGGAGGACCGGGATGGGGCGCGTGGGGCCGCCTCGGGGCTGCCACAGACCCGGATGCGAGGTGGGGCGCTGTCCGGGAAGACGGTGTACCTGAGCCCCGGACATGGCTTCTTCCGGAGCGCTCCGCTGGCGCGCTGGGCGACGCAGCGGGACAACACGAACGACATTGTCGAGGACCTGGTCTCCGCCGAGACGCTCAGCCAGTACCTGTTGCCCATGCTGATGAGCGCGGGGGCCCGGGTCGTCCCGGTGCGCGAGACGGACTTCAACCCTCGGATGGTCATCGTCAACAACGGCGACCCGGAGTACTCGGAGACCGGGACCGAGTCCCTCTTCAGCTCCGCCACGGTACCGGGGTGGGGGCCTCCGCCCTCGCCGATGGCGAACGACGTGCGGCCCTTCGACCTGGGCGGGAGCCGGCTGATGGCCGTGTCCCCCAATCCAACGGCCTCGGCCTCGTGGGTGCCGCGCATCCCCGCGGACGGCAGCTACTACGTCTATGTCTCCTACGCGGCGGAGCCCTCACGGGTGCATGACGCGCACTTCGTGGTGAAGCACGCGGGGGGAGAGACCCACTTCCGCGTCGACCAGCGCCGCCACGGTGGGACGTGGGTGATGCTCGGCCGGTTCTACTTCCGGGCGGGGCAGAGCCCGGAGAAGGGGGCCGTGCTGGCGCTCAACGACTCGACGGGGACGGGCACTGTCTCCCTGGATGCGGTGCGAATCGGCGGCGGCTCGGGCTTGATTGGCGACGCGACCATGGGGCCGCTGGACCGGCCTCGCTACGAGGAGTGCGCGCGCTACCACGTGCAGTTCAATGGGGCGCCCGCCTCGGTGTTCGCGCCCACGGGCGCCAATGGGCTGTCCAACGAGCGCACCAGCGACGTCAGCGCGCGCTCTCGCTTCGCGGCCTGGGATCACGAGGACGGTGAGGACGCCATCTACGTTGCGTGGCACACCAATGCCGTGAACGCCACCGTCGTGGGCACGGAGGTCTACGTCTATGGGCCCAATCCCGTGGACGGCACGCTCAACTTCACGGGCGTGGATGGGAGTCTGGAGCTGGGCACCGCGATTCGCGCCGAGCTGGAGAAGGACTTCAAGGCCGCCGTGGATCCGAACTGGAGGGTGCGGAACCTGCGCTCGGCCGACCTGGGCGAGGTGAACCCGAGGCACAACCCAGAGACGCCCGCCGTGCTCCTGGAGATCGCCTACCACGATGCAAAAGCGGACGCGGATCGCTTGAAGGAGCCGGAGTTCCGCCGGATCGCCGCGCGCGCCATCCTGCAGGGCATCATCAAGTACTTCGCCACGAAGGACGGCAAGACCGTGCAGCTGCCGCCGGAGCCTCCCACCGTGGTGGCGGCGCGCAACGTGACGGGCGGAGTGGAGGTGCGCTGGTCGCCTCCGGCGACGGACTCCATCGATCTGGGTGGGTACGCAGCCTCGGCCTACCGGGTCTACCAGAGCGAGGACGGGCTGGCCTGGGACGAGGGCACGGAGGAGACGGGTGTCTCGCACACCTTCAACCTCCCGGAGGGCACCACGCGCTACTTCCGCGTCGCGGCGATCAACCAGGGCGGTGAGTCCTTCCCGTCGGACACCGTGGGCGCCCGGGTGGGCACGGCGCCGCCTGCGCTCATCATCCATGCGTTCGATCGGCTGGACGCGACCATGGATCGGCCCGAGGACCTGTCGCGCTTTGGCCTCAACTCTCCGCTGCGGATGATCCTGGAGACCATGAACGATGGCTCCTCCGTGCGCCGGCATGGGGCAGCGGTCGCCAAGCACGCGGTGGCCTTCGACAGCGCGACGAACGAGGCCGTCGCTGCCGGGTTTGTGAGCCTCTCCAACTATCGGCTCGTGGACTGGTTCACCGGCCGGGGAGGCACGGGCGGCGCGGCTCCCTCCCGGGCCGAGCAGGACGGGTTGCGCACCTTCGTTCAGAGCGGGGGGCACCTGCTCTTCTCTGGCAGCAACGTGGCGTCCCGGCTCGCCGCGGGGGATGCGGACGATCAGGCGTTCCTCGCCGAGATCCTCCGCGCGGCGGTGGGCAGTGGCTCGTCCTCGCTGCTCGTGGAGGGGCAGCCGGGCGACTGGCTCTCCGCTGCCATGGAGCTCCAGCTTGATGACGGCACGCGGGGCGGGCTCGCGGTGGGCATTCCCGATGTCCTCGCACCCGCCGCGGGAGGGACCTCCGTGCTGCGCTACACCGGCACGGATCTGTCGGCCGGCATCTCCTCGGCGCCCAATGGCGAGGTGCTCTTCCTCACCGTGCCTTTGGAGGGACTCGTGAGCCCGCTTCGGCGCGAGTACGTGGTGGGCACCTTCCTGGCGCGCGCGGGCCTGCTCGCCACGGCTCCCCCAGCGCCGGGGAATGATCCCGTTCCGCCGGATCCTGGGCCTCCCAATCAATGGACTCCCGCCACGGGCAAGGACCCTCGGCCTCCTGATCCCCCTCCGCCCCCTCCGGACTACATCGTGGACCTGCTGCCCCAGTTCTACGAAGGAGCCGACACCGGTTGCGGTTGTGGCGTGGGCAGCGGGTCTGCCTCGGTGGCGTGGCTGTTGCTGCTCGTTACTGTTCAGCGAGGCCGCCGCCGCCGGTAA
- the gap gene encoding type I glyceraldehyde-3-phosphate dehydrogenase, translating into MAIKIGINGFGRIGRCVLRAVLARQEKDIEVVAINDLDKPAALAHLFKYDSVHRTWPGQVKAQDKAIVVDGHTIAVTAEKDPTALPWKSLGVDIVLECTGRFTAREGSEKHLTAGAKKVIVSAPAKGPDLTIAYGINHDQYDPKKHHIISNASCTTNCLAPVAKTLLDTFGIEKGLMTTVHSYTNDQRVLDLSHEDMRRARAAALSMIPTSTGAAKAIGEVLPALKGKMHGISIRVPTPNVSLVDLTVVTSKPATEDALKDAFRKTAEGSLKGIMQYNDEQTVSIDYNGNPHSAIFDSTNAFVMGENLVKVMAWYDNEWGFSNRMVDTAKFLAAKGF; encoded by the coding sequence ATGGCCATCAAGATCGGCATCAACGGGTTTGGTCGTATCGGCCGCTGCGTGCTGCGCGCGGTGCTTGCTCGCCAGGAGAAGGACATCGAGGTCGTCGCCATCAACGATCTCGACAAGCCGGCGGCGCTGGCCCACCTGTTCAAGTACGACTCCGTGCACCGCACCTGGCCGGGCCAGGTGAAGGCGCAGGACAAGGCCATCGTCGTGGACGGTCACACCATCGCCGTCACCGCCGAGAAGGACCCGACGGCGCTGCCCTGGAAGTCGCTGGGCGTGGACATCGTCCTGGAGTGCACCGGCCGCTTCACCGCGCGCGAGGGCTCCGAGAAGCACCTCACGGCGGGCGCCAAGAAGGTCATCGTCTCCGCGCCGGCCAAGGGCCCGGACCTGACGATCGCCTACGGCATCAACCACGACCAGTACGATCCGAAGAAGCACCACATCATCTCCAACGCCTCGTGCACCACCAACTGCCTGGCGCCGGTGGCCAAGACGCTGCTGGACACCTTCGGCATCGAGAAGGGCCTGATGACCACGGTGCACAGCTACACCAATGACCAGCGCGTGCTGGACCTGTCCCACGAGGACATGCGCCGCGCCCGCGCCGCTGCCCTGTCGATGATCCCCACCAGCACCGGTGCGGCGAAGGCGATCGGCGAGGTGCTGCCGGCGCTGAAGGGCAAGATGCACGGCATCTCCATCCGCGTGCCGACCCCGAACGTGTCCCTGGTGGACCTGACGGTGGTGACGAGCAAGCCGGCCACCGAGGACGCGCTGAAGGATGCGTTCCGGAAGACCGCCGAGGGCTCGCTCAAGGGCATCATGCAGTACAACGACGAGCAGACGGTCTCCATCGACTACAACGGCAACCCGCACTCGGCGATCTTCGACTCCACCAACGCCTTCGTCATGGGTGAGAACCTGGTGAAGGTGATGGCGTGGTACGACAACGAGTGGGGCTTCTCCAACCGCATGGTGGACACCGCCAAGTTCCTCGCGGCCAAGGGCTTCTAG
- a CDS encoding phosphoglycerate kinase, with the protein MIRYIDDLQLTGKRVFIRVDFNVPLEGKRVTDDTRIREALPTIRRALEMGGKVILASHLGRPKGGPDPKFTLEPAASKLAELLGPKHEVILADDCVGDAVKKQVKELKDGQVLVLENLRFHKEEEANDEAFSRELASLADVYVNDAFGTAHRAHASTAGMAAFVKEKAAGLLMKKEIEYLGRVLKNPEKPFVAILGGSKVSDKIKVIENLLPKVDALLIGGAMAYTFLKVQGADVGKSRVEEDKLALATKILDAAARLKTPIVLPVDHVVGNALTEQSIKQETPDRNIPADLMGLDIGPKTRAQFTQHIRNAKTVVWNGPMGLFEVDKFAEGTKVVADAMANNRAAVTVIGGGDSAAAVQQMGYGDKMTHVSTGGGASLEFLEGIQLPGIKALETK; encoded by the coding sequence ATGATTCGCTACATTGATGACCTGCAGCTGACGGGCAAGCGCGTCTTCATCCGCGTGGACTTCAACGTCCCGCTGGAGGGCAAGCGCGTCACCGACGACACCCGTATCCGGGAGGCGCTGCCGACCATCCGCCGCGCGCTGGAGATGGGCGGCAAGGTCATCCTGGCCTCCCACCTCGGGCGCCCCAAGGGCGGGCCGGACCCGAAGTTCACGCTGGAGCCGGCCGCCTCGAAGCTGGCCGAGCTGCTCGGCCCCAAGCACGAAGTCATCCTCGCGGATGACTGCGTGGGCGACGCGGTGAAGAAGCAGGTGAAGGAGCTCAAGGACGGGCAGGTGCTGGTGCTGGAGAACCTGCGCTTCCACAAGGAGGAGGAGGCCAATGACGAGGCCTTCTCGCGCGAGCTGGCCTCGCTGGCGGACGTCTACGTCAACGACGCGTTCGGCACCGCCCACCGCGCCCATGCCTCCACCGCGGGCATGGCGGCCTTCGTGAAGGAGAAGGCGGCCGGTCTGCTGATGAAGAAGGAGATCGAGTACCTGGGCCGCGTGCTGAAGAACCCGGAGAAGCCCTTCGTGGCCATCCTGGGTGGCTCCAAGGTGAGCGACAAGATCAAGGTCATCGAGAACCTGCTGCCCAAGGTGGACGCGCTGCTCATTGGCGGGGCCATGGCGTACACGTTCCTGAAGGTGCAGGGCGCGGACGTGGGCAAGAGCCGGGTGGAGGAGGACAAGCTGGCGCTGGCCACGAAGATCCTCGACGCGGCGGCGCGGCTGAAGACGCCCATCGTCCTGCCGGTGGACCACGTGGTGGGCAACGCGCTGACGGAGCAGAGCATCAAGCAGGAGACGCCGGACCGGAACATCCCGGCGGACCTGATGGGCCTGGACATCGGCCCGAAGACGCGGGCGCAGTTCACCCAGCACATCCGCAACGCGAAGACGGTGGTGTGGAACGGCCCCATGGGCCTGTTCGAGGTGGACAAGTTCGCCGAGGGCACCAAGGTGGTGGCCGATGCCATGGCCAACAACCGTGCGGCGGTGACGGTGATTGGCGGCGGTGACAGCGCGGCGGCGGTGCAGCAGATGGGCTACGGGGACAAGATGACCCACGTGTCCACGGGCGGTGGCGCGTCACTCGAGTTCCTCGAGGGCATCCAGCTGCCGGGCATCAAGGCCCTGGAGACGAAGTAG
- the tpiA gene encoding triose-phosphate isomerase produces MATEPRRKIVAGNWKMNKTVPEALALVRELRGMVSVLRDKVEIVLAPPFVALHPVAKAIEDSNLKLAAQNCHWEASGAFTGEVSAPMLKELGCSYVILGHSERRQFFGETDETVNKRAQAVLKAGLLPILCVGETLAEREAGRTLEVVERQVKGGLAGFGAGDVAQFVLAYEPVWAIGTGRTATTAQAQEVHAAIRAQLGRLYDGGTAEQVRIQYGGSVKPDNAAELLGQKDVDGALVGGASLKAGDFAAIVKAGA; encoded by the coding sequence ATGGCCACCGAGCCCCGCCGGAAGATCGTTGCAGGCAACTGGAAGATGAACAAGACGGTCCCCGAGGCGCTGGCGCTGGTGCGCGAGCTGCGGGGCATGGTGTCGGTGCTGCGCGACAAGGTGGAGATCGTGCTGGCTCCGCCGTTCGTGGCGCTGCACCCGGTGGCCAAGGCCATCGAGGACTCGAACCTGAAGCTGGCGGCGCAGAACTGCCACTGGGAGGCCTCGGGGGCGTTCACCGGCGAGGTGTCCGCGCCGATGCTGAAGGAGCTCGGGTGCTCGTATGTGATTCTCGGGCACTCGGAGCGCCGGCAGTTCTTCGGCGAGACGGACGAGACGGTGAACAAGCGGGCGCAGGCCGTGCTGAAGGCGGGCCTGTTGCCCATCCTCTGCGTGGGCGAGACGCTGGCCGAGCGCGAGGCGGGCCGCACCCTGGAGGTGGTGGAGCGGCAGGTGAAGGGCGGCCTGGCGGGCTTCGGCGCCGGGGACGTGGCCCAGTTCGTCCTGGCCTACGAGCCGGTGTGGGCCATTGGGACGGGCCGGACGGCGACGACGGCGCAGGCGCAGGAGGTCCACGCGGCCATCCGGGCGCAGCTGGGGCGGCTGTACGACGGTGGGACGGCCGAGCAGGTTCGGATCCAGTACGGCGGGAGCGTGAAGCCGGACAACGCCGCGGAATTGCTGGGACAGAAGGACGTGGACGGGGCCCTGGTGGGTGGGGCGAGCCTGAAGGCGGGAGACTTCGCGGCCATCGTCAAGGCGGGGGCTTGA
- the secG gene encoding preprotein translocase subunit SecG, whose protein sequence is MLTFFTIVHVLLCVFMIFVILLQPGKDAGMGAALGGGAATSAFGGRGAVTFLSKLTGVCAALFFLTSLGLSFVGLKTSVAAGTAPKPAATAPATPGAAPAGAATDAAAPAGTPAAPASVEQPREAAPAATETAPAGAAPAAPAPAQPAAPQQ, encoded by the coding sequence ATGCTGACCTTCTTCACGATCGTGCACGTCCTGCTCTGCGTGTTCATGATCTTCGTCATCCTGCTGCAGCCCGGTAAGGACGCGGGCATGGGCGCTGCGCTCGGTGGTGGAGCGGCGACCAGCGCGTTCGGCGGCCGGGGCGCGGTGACGTTCCTGAGCAAGCTGACGGGTGTGTGCGCGGCGCTGTTCTTCCTGACGTCGCTGGGCCTGTCGTTCGTGGGCCTGAAGACATCGGTGGCGGCGGGCACGGCTCCCAAGCCGGCGGCCACGGCTCCGGCGACGCCGGGTGCGGCGCCTGCGGGCGCGGCGACGGATGCGGCGGCGCCTGCTGGGACGCCTGCGGCTCCGGCGAGCGTGGAGCAGCCGCGCGAGGCGGCTCCGGCGGCGACCGAGACGGCTCCGGCGGGTGCGGCTCCGGCGGCTCCGGCCCCGGCGCAGCCTGCGGCTCCGCAGCAGTAG